One segment of Aquimarina sp. BL5 DNA contains the following:
- a CDS encoding DUF6503 family protein produces MKRIFIVLLSIVILSCNQKKEEKNKEPEATENKEPIPVEPDGGIGDGALSISKHFTKTIEKAHKKDKFLNHKAVSFYVNIIFNGKEHLDGKVTMLTNSSKIRIDKKDESKLIYDGENVYLCPADANDKGARFDMFTWTYFFGLPYKLSDPGAKLELQDDRMLNNTKHSTAKLTFEAGTGDAPDDWYIIYADPVAKSLQAAAYIVTFGSDGDTSKAEADPHAIHYKEFTTVDDIPFATKWEFYGWTSEKGMTDKLGEATITDITFLEKEGELFDDPENSKIIN; encoded by the coding sequence ATGAAAAGAATTTTTATAGTATTACTCTCTATTGTTATACTTAGTTGTAATCAAAAGAAAGAAGAAAAAAATAAGGAACCTGAAGCAACAGAAAACAAAGAACCAATTCCTGTAGAGCCTGATGGTGGTATTGGTGATGGAGCTTTGTCCATATCTAAACATTTCACTAAAACTATAGAGAAGGCTCATAAAAAAGACAAATTTTTAAATCATAAAGCAGTAAGTTTCTATGTGAATATCATATTTAACGGAAAAGAGCATTTGGATGGAAAAGTTACGATGCTTACCAATTCATCAAAGATTAGAATTGATAAAAAAGACGAAAGCAAGTTAATTTATGATGGAGAAAATGTATACCTGTGCCCTGCTGATGCTAATGATAAAGGAGCTCGTTTTGATATGTTTACTTGGACTTACTTCTTTGGATTACCTTATAAACTAAGTGATCCTGGAGCTAAATTAGAGTTGCAAGATGATAGAATGCTAAATAACACTAAACATAGTACTGCAAAACTAACTTTCGAGGCTGGAACCGGTGATGCTCCAGACGATTGGTATATTATCTATGCGGATCCTGTTGCGAAATCACTACAAGCTGCAGCTTATATTGTCACTTTTGGAAGTGATGGTGATACTTCTAAAGCAGAAGCCGATCCACATGCGATACATTATAAGGAATTTACTACTGTAGATGATATTCCTTTTGCTACTAAATGGGAATTTTATGGTTGGACCTCAGAAAAGGGGATGACTGATAAATTGGGAGAAGCTACTATAACTGATATTACCTTTCTAGAGAAAGAAGGTGAACTATTTGACGATCCGGAGAATTCTAAAATAATCAATTAG
- a CDS encoding helix-turn-helix domain-containing protein — MESLHSNYVKRTQKDYSLSFKLQVVQEIEQGLLTRTQALDKYGIQARSTIRTWLKKYGKFDYDFSVNRSMSKTPEQRILELEQQVKLLEKQKARAEFLAERADKKAIIFDMMIDIAEEEFNIPIRKKHVPELSKNIAKKNKKA; from the coding sequence ATGGAGTCATTACATTCAAATTATGTAAAGCGTACACAGAAGGATTACAGTTTATCCTTTAAGCTACAAGTTGTTCAAGAGATTGAACAAGGCTTATTAACAAGAACTCAAGCTTTGGATAAGTATGGTATTCAAGCAAGATCTACGATTCGCACTTGGTTAAAAAAATATGGTAAATTTGATTATGATTTTAGTGTAAATAGATCCATGTCCAAAACACCTGAACAACGTATTTTAGAATTAGAACAGCAAGTCAAGCTTTTAGAGAAACAAAAAGCAAGAGCTGAATTTTTAGCAGAGCGTGCGGATAAGAAAGCAATTATATTTGATATGATGATTGATATCGCCGAAGAGGAATTTAATATTCCGATCAGAAAAAAGCACGTACCCGAGTTATCGAAAAATATAGCCAAGAAAAACAAGAAAGCATAA
- a CDS encoding IS3 family transposase, whose translation MTATCDLLGVNRQVYYRAIRSYQDKQKLSKKVIDLVNTIRISMPRIGTRKLFHLLKSQLKVIGVGRDKLFKILKANNLLILPKKNYHVTTDSHHRFRKHKNRIKDVEFIRPEQVWVSDITYIGNRENPCYLALITDAYSKKIMGYNVSNSLSVKGSLTALDMAISNRDYNEKPIIHHSDRGLQYCSNEYQKTLNINNISPSMTEKYDPYENAIAERINGILKQEFAIDKYDTSMQIKTKLVQNAIRIYNQIRPHLSNSMLTPDQMHQQNKLKRKSYKKQKVAN comes from the coding sequence ATAACTGCTACCTGTGATTTACTCGGGGTGAATAGACAGGTGTATTATAGAGCTATTCGGTCTTATCAAGACAAACAAAAACTAAGTAAAAAGGTAATTGATTTAGTAAATACCATTCGCATATCAATGCCTAGAATCGGTACAAGAAAATTATTTCATCTTTTAAAATCTCAACTCAAAGTAATCGGAGTTGGTCGCGATAAGCTATTTAAAATACTAAAGGCTAATAACTTGTTGATTTTACCTAAAAAGAACTATCATGTAACTACGGATTCTCATCATAGATTTAGAAAACATAAAAATCGAATAAAAGATGTTGAATTTATCAGACCAGAACAAGTATGGGTCAGTGATATAACTTATATAGGAAATAGGGAAAATCCATGTTATTTGGCTTTAATCACGGATGCTTATTCTAAAAAAATAATGGGATATAATGTATCAAATAGTCTAAGTGTAAAAGGATCTTTAACAGCTTTAGATATGGCTATTTCTAATAGAGATTATAATGAAAAACCTATAATTCATCATTCCGATAGAGGATTACAGTATTGTTCCAATGAATATCAAAAAACATTAAACATCAATAATATTAGCCCTAGTATGACTGAAAAATATGACCCTTACGAAAATGCCATAGCAGAAAGAATTAATGGAATTCTTAAACAAGAATTTGCTATTGACAAGTATGATACTTCAATGCAAATCAAAACCAAACTGGTTCAAAATGCAATCCGCATTTATAATCAAATAAGACCTCATTTATCTAATTCAATGTTAACACCTGATCAAATGCATCAACAAAATAAATTAAAAAGAAAAAGCTACAAAAAACAAAAGGTAGCAAATTAA
- a CDS encoding M12 family metallopeptidase, with amino-acid sequence MKKYSRLYIPLLLGLIISVLCTSCESQEFESNDQQNLNEDFILEQAYPNETGKLLNITLNGEDVDVESINKHYILEGDIKVMPSDTNKGVGRTGGRWPNNTVYYSIESGMPNQARITNAIAHWESRTALRFVKRTNQLNYVYFKNGSGCSSYVGRIGGRQDITLANGCSTGNTIHEIGHAIGLWHEQSRKDRDQYIKVLFENIQNGREFNFRTYIEQGQDGNEYTSNLDLGSIMMYGSFAFSKNGQPTITRADGNTYNAQRNGLSNSDITGINKMYPPTTSGGTIDIRGNNNNYVSSENGAKPMNCNRTTAQGWEKFQVISLSEGKVALKGNNGKYVSSENGADPITCNRSQIGDWEQFTLVSRGGDKYALKGNNGKYISSENGSKPMTCNRTSIGNWEEFVISGL; translated from the coding sequence ATGAAAAAGTATTCTAGACTCTATATCCCATTATTATTAGGATTAATAATAAGTGTGTTATGTACATCTTGTGAATCACAAGAATTTGAATCTAACGACCAACAAAATCTAAATGAGGATTTTATTTTAGAGCAAGCATACCCTAATGAAACGGGTAAATTGCTAAACATAACATTAAATGGAGAAGATGTAGATGTAGAGAGCATCAATAAACATTATATATTAGAAGGAGATATAAAAGTAATGCCTTCTGATACTAATAAAGGAGTTGGTAGAACTGGAGGGAGATGGCCTAATAATACAGTGTATTACTCTATTGAAAGTGGAATGCCTAATCAAGCTCGTATAACAAATGCTATTGCTCATTGGGAATCTAGAACCGCGTTAAGATTTGTGAAACGTACGAATCAATTGAACTATGTCTACTTCAAGAATGGATCTGGATGTTCTTCTTATGTTGGACGTATAGGAGGACGACAAGATATTACCTTAGCGAATGGTTGTTCTACGGGTAATACTATTCATGAAATTGGTCATGCGATTGGATTATGGCACGAACAAAGCAGGAAAGATAGAGATCAGTATATAAAAGTATTGTTCGAAAATATACAAAACGGTAGAGAATTTAATTTTAGAACGTATATAGAACAAGGTCAGGATGGTAATGAATATACCTCTAATCTAGATCTAGGAAGTATCATGATGTATGGATCTTTTGCTTTTTCTAAAAATGGTCAACCTACAATTACACGCGCTGATGGAAATACCTACAATGCCCAACGCAATGGATTGTCCAATAGTGATATAACTGGAATTAATAAAATGTATCCACCAACAACCTCAGGAGGAACTATAGATATTAGAGGAAACAATAATAATTATGTAAGTAGCGAAAATGGAGCTAAACCTATGAATTGTAATAGAACCACTGCCCAGGGATGGGAAAAGTTTCAGGTAATTTCGCTTAGTGAAGGGAAAGTAGCATTAAAAGGAAATAACGGTAAATATGTGAGTAGCGAGAATGGTGCTGATCCAATAACTTGTAATAGATCTCAAATAGGTGATTGGGAGCAATTTACTTTAGTTAGTAGAGGAGGAGATAAATATGCATTAAAAGGAAATAATGGTAAATATATAAGTTCAGAAAATGGGTCTAAACCGATGACGTGTAATAGAACTTCAATAGGGAACTGGGAAGAATTCGTAATTTCGGGATTATAG
- a CDS encoding MauE/DoxX family redox-associated membrane protein, protein MSWHLYTLSAIFIIAGIFHLIKPKAFMRIMPLYIPYHKQLVYLSGIAEILTGVGVLFLQTRFFSIWAIIVMLILFIPVHIHMLVNEKASLKLPKLVLIFRLLLQFGFIYWVHLYL, encoded by the coding sequence ATGAGTTGGCACTTATACACTTTATCAGCTATTTTTATAATTGCTGGTATTTTTCACCTGATCAAACCAAAGGCATTTATGAGAATTATGCCTCTATATATTCCTTACCACAAACAATTAGTATATTTAAGTGGCATAGCTGAGATATTGACGGGAGTAGGTGTTCTTTTTTTACAAACTAGGTTCTTTTCAATTTGGGCAATCATTGTAATGCTTATTTTGTTCATCCCTGTGCACATACATATGCTAGTTAATGAAAAAGCAAGCCTTAAGTTACCAAAGTTGGTTCTTATTTTTAGACTTTTACTTCAATTTGGTTTCATATATTGGGTTCATTTATATCTTTAA
- a CDS encoding alpha-ketoglutarate-dependent dioxygenase AlkB, whose amino-acid sequence MDLFTSQYDKIPLEIPDGDVSYYPAFFDKSKADHLFEVLKESIKWQQDDIKVFGKVYKQPRLTALYANNKNTYTYSNITMKPHQFTDELLMIKEKIEKISSGIFTTCLLNLYRDGQDSNGWHADNEKELGVEPIIASVSLGEERSFHFKHKTKDLKQKIQLQHGSLLIMKGKTQENWLHQIPKSKKIMKPRINLTFRIID is encoded by the coding sequence TTGGACTTATTTACTTCTCAATATGATAAAATACCATTAGAAATCCCAGATGGTGATGTATCCTATTATCCTGCCTTTTTTGATAAAAGCAAAGCTGATCATTTGTTTGAAGTCTTAAAAGAATCTATCAAATGGCAGCAAGATGATATTAAGGTTTTTGGCAAAGTGTATAAGCAACCTAGACTTACAGCATTATATGCTAACAATAAAAACACCTATACCTATTCTAATATCACTATGAAACCTCATCAATTTACTGATGAATTATTAATGATTAAAGAAAAAATAGAAAAAATAAGTTCAGGGATATTTACAACCTGTCTTCTTAATCTTTACAGAGATGGTCAGGACAGTAATGGCTGGCATGCCGATAATGAAAAAGAACTTGGTGTAGAACCAATAATAGCATCTGTGAGTTTAGGAGAAGAAAGATCGTTTCATTTTAAACATAAAACAAAAGATTTAAAACAAAAAATCCAACTACAACATGGTAGTTTACTGATAATGAAAGGTAAAACTCAGGAAAATTGGTTACATCAAATACCTAAATCTAAAAAAATTATGAAACCTCGTATTAACCTCACTTTTAGAATTATTGACTAA
- a CDS encoding AraC family transcriptional regulator yields the protein MNRYTLHETFVVHQYSFDKWEAEPHNHNYFEIIFVENGSGYHTINGIRFRYKKDDIFLLAPEDTHHFEIEKHSVFTHFKFTELLFSSKVNLPDRKYWLQRIEQLLHHPNIIPGDVISHEEDRRIIWDIHNVVMEEFKNEKIYYQEIISNAISTILSIIVRNISAKYSSNKKNIAVNDSRIDLILGHIRQNVYDNDLTKINYMADKFNMSQSSISTYFKKATGESIHQYVTKYKMKLVEYRLQNTEFTIAEIAYQLGYTDESHLTKTFKKYFSMSPKQYRKDLAISE from the coding sequence ATGAATCGTTATACCTTACACGAGACCTTTGTTGTACATCAATATTCATTTGATAAATGGGAAGCGGAACCTCATAATCATAATTATTTTGAGATTATTTTTGTTGAAAATGGAAGTGGTTATCATACTATTAATGGAATTAGGTTTCGTTATAAAAAAGATGATATATTTCTCTTAGCACCTGAAGACACACATCATTTTGAAATAGAAAAACACTCTGTATTTACACATTTTAAGTTCACTGAACTTTTATTTTCTAGTAAAGTCAACTTACCCGATAGGAAATATTGGCTCCAGAGAATTGAGCAACTCCTTCATCATCCCAATATTATTCCGGGAGATGTAATTTCCCACGAAGAAGACCGCAGAATTATCTGGGATATTCATAATGTGGTAATGGAAGAATTTAAAAATGAGAAAATATATTACCAAGAGATCATTTCTAATGCGATCAGTACTATACTAAGTATTATTGTTAGAAATATTTCGGCTAAATACAGTTCTAATAAGAAAAACATAGCAGTAAACGACTCCAGAATAGATCTAATACTAGGTCATATTAGGCAAAATGTATATGATAATGATCTCACCAAGATAAATTATATGGCGGATAAATTTAATATGTCTCAGAGTTCTATCAGCACATATTTTAAGAAAGCTACTGGAGAATCTATCCATCAATATGTAACTAAGTATAAAATGAAACTAGTAGAATACAGGTTACAAAACACCGAATTTACTATTGCCGAAATTGCATATCAATTAGGATATACCGATGAGAGTCATCTTACCAAAACTTTTAAAAAGTATTTCTCTATGTCTCCAAAACAATATCGGAAGGATCTTGCTATTAGTGAATAG
- a CDS encoding S1/P1 nuclease, with translation MNTRYIILLLLLTSSIKGFSITEDWGKTGHRVTGEIADSYLTEKAKRNIAELLKGQGLAFVSIYADEIKSDDRYRVYSPWHYVNFSFDKKYGEDTPSERGDLIQGIQKCIEVLKSDTAPAEDKEFYLKMLVHFVGDLHQPLHVGRGEDKGGNDIQVRWFNDGSNLHRVWDTEMIDYYKMSYTELANNADELSLSEVEAIEKGDVLDWVYESQSLAKKVYTSANVGEKLGYKYMYNNFPTVRSQLQKGGIRLAKILNEIFG, from the coding sequence ATGAATACTCGTTACATTATACTTTTGTTACTTCTTACTAGTTCAATTAAGGGATTTTCAATAACTGAAGATTGGGGAAAAACAGGGCATAGAGTAACAGGAGAAATTGCGGATAGCTATCTTACAGAGAAAGCTAAGAGAAATATCGCAGAACTTCTGAAGGGACAAGGATTAGCTTTCGTTTCTATTTATGCGGATGAAATTAAAAGTGATGATAGGTATAGAGTATACAGCCCTTGGCATTATGTTAATTTTTCTTTTGATAAAAAGTATGGAGAAGATACACCTAGTGAACGTGGTGATTTAATTCAGGGAATACAAAAATGTATTGAGGTATTAAAAAGTGACACTGCTCCTGCAGAGGATAAAGAGTTTTATCTTAAGATGTTAGTGCATTTCGTAGGTGATTTGCATCAGCCATTACACGTTGGTAGAGGAGAAGATAAAGGGGGAAATGACATTCAGGTACGTTGGTTTAATGATGGCTCTAATTTGCATAGAGTTTGGGATACTGAGATGATAGATTATTATAAAATGAGCTATACAGAGTTGGCTAATAATGCAGATGAATTATCTTTGTCAGAAGTAGAAGCTATTGAAAAAGGAGATGTTTTGGATTGGGTTTATGAGTCGCAAAGTCTTGCAAAAAAAGTATATACTTCAGCTAATGTAGGAGAAAAGTTAGGGTATAAATATATGTATAATAATTTTCCAACTGTACGCTCTCAACTACAAAAAGGTGGAATACGATTGGCTAAAATATTAAATGAAATTTTTGGGTAA
- a CDS encoding alpha/beta hydrolase produces MKIRFSILLIAITTFCLAQEKEEGQEKEYNSAIVRVNRFIEGTLATPYSDDSVPLVIFIMDAGAINREGNDRMSKNDAFKLLAIDLAKQGVATYRYDKRLFKIDALGIREHEISLDHFIQDAQSVVEYFKKNGNYTKIILAGHGQGSLIGVIAAKNNVDGFISIAGNAQSVDQIVIQQLEKQAPGLDKSAAVAFTDLKEKGRAMNYDPALESIFSYKLQHFMKSWIRYTPSEEIKNLDIPILILQGDKDLQVEVSEAEKLKEAVPNAEYVIIENMNHILREIKGSRLENHKSYNEYWLKIMPEVTSSIINFVNK; encoded by the coding sequence ATGAAAATACGGTTTTCGATTTTACTGATTGCCATTACAACATTTTGTTTAGCACAAGAAAAAGAAGAAGGTCAAGAAAAAGAATATAACTCTGCTATTGTTAGAGTAAATCGTTTTATTGAAGGAACCTTAGCTACACCATACTCGGATGATAGTGTTCCCCTTGTTATTTTTATTATGGATGCGGGAGCTATTAACAGAGAAGGAAATGACAGAATGTCTAAGAACGATGCTTTTAAGTTATTAGCTATTGATCTAGCAAAACAAGGTGTCGCTACATATAGATACGATAAAAGACTTTTTAAAATTGATGCTCTAGGTATTCGAGAACACGAAATCTCATTGGATCACTTTATTCAAGATGCACAATCAGTTGTAGAATATTTTAAGAAAAATGGAAATTACACCAAGATCATTTTAGCAGGTCATGGGCAAGGTTCTTTGATAGGTGTTATTGCTGCTAAAAATAATGTAGATGGATTTATATCTATTGCCGGAAATGCCCAATCCGTAGATCAAATCGTGATTCAGCAACTAGAAAAACAAGCACCCGGATTGGACAAAAGTGCTGCGGTAGCATTTACTGACTTAAAAGAAAAAGGAAGAGCTATGAATTATGACCCGGCCTTAGAATCTATTTTCAGTTATAAGTTACAGCATTTTATGAAATCCTGGATAAGATATACTCCATCAGAAGAAATAAAAAACTTAGACATTCCCATTCTTATATTACAAGGTGATAAGGATCTACAGGTAGAAGTTTCTGAAGCAGAAAAATTAAAGGAGGCTGTTCCTAATGCCGAATATGTAATTATAGAAAACATGAATCACATTCTAAGAGAGATCAAAGGAAGTAGATTGGAAAATCATAAATCCTATAATGAATACTGGTTAAAAATTATGCCCGAAGTTACCAGTAGTATTATTAACTTCGTGAACAAATAA
- a CDS encoding Cof-type HAD-IIB family hydrolase gives MNPHRIVFSDIDGTLLNAERELSDFTISEIKRIKDTIPVILISSRMPSAMTHLQEELNITNLPLICYNGGLILVDKKPIHSTFIAPNIIQELHTFNKDNLFHISLYHNDDWFVPQMDFWANREAQNTKVTPVIKSTKAIIEDWKTENKGAHKIMCMGDEKYINQAFKFLETNFSDTLHLYRSKPTYIEVAHKSISKLTAIELLLNTHYKFSLSDAVAFGDNYNDIAMIKAVGTGVAVANAKPETLKIADVVTLSGKEDGVATYIKNNI, from the coding sequence TTGAATCCACATCGCATTGTATTTTCTGATATCGATGGAACACTTCTTAATGCGGAAAGAGAACTTTCAGATTTCACTATTTCCGAGATAAAACGCATCAAAGATACTATTCCCGTTATATTGATTTCTTCTCGTATGCCAAGTGCTATGACACATTTACAAGAAGAACTAAACATTACCAATCTTCCCTTAATCTGTTATAATGGTGGATTAATTCTAGTTGATAAAAAACCAATTCATTCTACCTTTATAGCTCCAAACATTATACAAGAGCTACACACATTTAATAAGGATAACTTATTCCATATAAGCTTATATCACAATGATGATTGGTTTGTACCTCAAATGGATTTTTGGGCTAACCGAGAAGCTCAAAACACCAAAGTGACTCCTGTTATAAAATCAACTAAAGCGATAATTGAAGACTGGAAAACTGAAAATAAAGGTGCTCATAAAATAATGTGTATGGGTGATGAAAAGTATATTAATCAGGCATTTAAATTTTTGGAAACTAATTTTAGTGACACATTACATTTATATCGATCCAAACCAACATATATCGAGGTTGCTCATAAAAGTATTTCAAAATTAACCGCAATCGAATTGTTACTTAACACACATTATAAATTTTCTCTATCAGATGCAGTAGCTTTTGGCGATAATTATAACGATATTGCTATGATAAAAGCGGTTGGCACTGGAGTTGCAGTTGCCAATGCCAAGCCAGAAACCTTAAAAATTGCTGATGTAGTTACTCTATCTGGAAAAGAAGATGGTGTAGCTACATATATTAAAAACAATATCTAA
- a CDS encoding peptidase M61, translating to MLRKINLIRILIIYIALLNSVIGCKTTESTMTVDHSPIIASLDLVNVIDDKVKVELKVTNLTKDTVSYYLPKIVPGTYQNNNYGKYIEDFKAYDNQGNELLTQKLGDNHWTINNSKRLHSITYLVNDTFDTEGTHQIFSPTGTNILSNKNFVLNLYAFVGYFDKMKEKKYNLFIKHPLDMEASTSLSEFLPKEPQAGAKYDTDLFIFKRYADLADHPIMYSIPDKVTFNINEIEILLSVYSPNKLHRAAQLMPQMERVVRAQKNFLGPINTTKKYSVLLYLSSAKNDDAKGFGALEHNTSTVVVLPESIPLEKLNESLTDVVSHEFFHIVTPLSIHSEEIHDFDYNTPKMSEHLWLYEGTTEYFSLLFQINQALISKEDFFERILEKIHNSKVFDDTMSFTEMSKNILQDPYLENYRNVYEKGALISMCIDIIMREKSNGAYGIVDLIRGLSARFGSEKPFKDAELIEIIKEVSYPEVADFLESHVVNNTPIDYGFYLEKAGLIYNTIEIPSAYFIHEQEPFIKGSESNKKVVFTVGAERNNFLKNVGIKSGDFLLGINNKEYTIKNIYDLFSDSSKWNIGDDIIFIIERDQNILKLTSKVIAPTVEKIVLKQNPDATKKQITILKSWIND from the coding sequence GTGCTAAGAAAAATTAACCTGATTAGAATTCTGATCATTTACATTGCGCTATTAAATTCTGTGATAGGTTGTAAAACTACCGAATCTACAATGACTGTAGATCATTCTCCTATCATAGCTTCTTTAGATTTAGTAAATGTTATTGATGATAAAGTAAAAGTAGAACTAAAAGTAACTAATTTAACTAAAGACACTGTTAGCTATTATCTGCCAAAAATTGTTCCTGGCACATATCAAAATAATAATTACGGAAAGTACATTGAAGACTTTAAAGCATATGATAATCAAGGAAATGAGTTGTTGACACAAAAGCTTGGAGATAATCATTGGACAATTAATAATTCAAAACGATTACATTCCATAACGTATTTAGTGAATGATACTTTTGATACTGAAGGTACTCATCAAATATTTTCTCCAACAGGAACAAACATCTTAAGTAATAAAAATTTTGTTTTAAATCTATATGCTTTCGTCGGATATTTTGATAAAATGAAAGAAAAGAAATATAATCTTTTTATTAAACATCCTTTGGATATGGAAGCTTCTACTTCCTTATCCGAATTTTTACCTAAAGAACCTCAGGCAGGCGCCAAATATGACACTGATCTTTTTATATTTAAAAGATATGCTGACTTAGCTGATCATCCTATAATGTATTCAATTCCAGATAAAGTAACTTTTAATATTAATGAGATTGAAATTTTATTAAGTGTATATTCTCCTAACAAATTGCATCGAGCCGCACAATTGATGCCGCAAATGGAACGAGTGGTTAGGGCACAAAAGAATTTTTTAGGACCTATAAATACAACAAAAAAATATAGTGTTCTATTATATCTTTCTTCTGCCAAAAATGATGATGCGAAAGGTTTTGGTGCATTAGAACATAATACCTCTACAGTAGTTGTTCTCCCTGAATCTATACCGCTTGAAAAATTAAATGAATCACTAACAGATGTTGTTTCGCACGAGTTTTTTCATATTGTCACACCGCTAAGTATTCATTCAGAAGAAATTCATGATTTTGATTACAACACCCCGAAAATGTCTGAACATTTATGGCTTTATGAAGGGACAACAGAATATTTCTCCCTACTGTTTCAAATAAATCAGGCACTTATTAGCAAGGAAGACTTTTTTGAAAGAATTCTGGAAAAAATACACAATTCCAAAGTATTTGATGATACTATGTCTTTTACCGAAATGAGTAAAAACATCTTACAAGATCCATATCTAGAAAATTATCGAAATGTCTACGAAAAAGGAGCTCTGATTTCTATGTGTATTGATATCATTATGCGCGAAAAAAGTAATGGCGCTTATGGTATTGTAGACCTTATCAGAGGATTATCTGCTAGATTTGGTAGTGAAAAACCTTTTAAGGATGCAGAGTTAATTGAAATAATAAAAGAAGTTTCTTACCCAGAAGTGGCGGATTTTTTAGAGTCTCACGTAGTAAACAACACCCCTATTGATTATGGTTTTTATTTGGAAAAAGCTGGATTGATTTACAATACAATAGAAATCCCATCTGCCTATTTTATCCATGAACAAGAACCTTTTATCAAAGGCTCTGAATCTAATAAAAAAGTAGTCTTTACTGTTGGTGCAGAACGTAATAACTTTTTGAAAAACGTAGGGATAAAAAGTGGCGATTTTTTATTGGGTATTAATAATAAAGAATACACTATTAAAAACATCTATGACCTTTTTAGTGACTCTAGCAAATGGAATATTGGCGATGATATTATTTTTATTATAGAACGAGATCAGAATATATTAAAACTTACTTCTAAGGTAATTGCGCCTACTGTAGAAAAGATTGTTCTAAAACAAAATCCAGATGCCACTAAAAAACAAATAACAATCTTGAAGAGTTGGATTAATGATTAG